The following proteins come from a genomic window of Alnus glutinosa chromosome 10, dhAlnGlut1.1, whole genome shotgun sequence:
- the LOC133879019 gene encoding ankyrin repeat-containing protein NPR4-like: MQEVESMVHPKIKESFNDDGFTPRQLFTKNHKDLMKDGEKWMKGTATSCTVVGALIVTIMFAAIFTVPGGNNQETGFPIFLNENLFMVFIISNALSLFSSSTSVLMFLGILTSRYAEDDFLESLPRKMIIGLSTLFFSIAAMMIAFSAALLLMLHGTWWIFIPVFCLAGVPITLFILMQFPLLVDMFISTYGPGIFDKKMERWV; the protein is encoded by the coding sequence ATGCAGGAGGTGGAGAGCATGGTCCATCCCAAGATTAAGGAATCGTTCAACGATGATGGTTTCACTCCTAGGCAATTGTTTACGAAGAACCACAAGGACTTGATGAAAGATGGAGAGAAATGGATGAAGGGCACAGCAACTTCTTGTACAGTGGTAGGCGCTCTCATTGTTACTATTATGTTTGCTGCAATTTTTACCGTTCCAGGCGGTAACAACCAAGAAACAGGCTTCCCAATATTCTTAAATGAAAATTTGTTCATGGTCTTTATAATATCCAATGCCTTGTCTCTCTTCTCCTCCTCAACTTCAGTCTTGATGTTTTTGGGAATCCTCACATCACGCTATGCAGAAGACGATTTCCTTGAATCCTTGCCGAGAAAGATGATCATAGGCCTTTCCactcttttcttctctattgCAGCCATGATGATAGCCTTTTCTGCTGCTCTTTTACTTATGCTACATGGAACATGGTGGATTTTCATTCCTGTCTTTTGTTTGGCTGGTGTACCTATCACCCTATTCATATTGATGCAATTCCCCCTTCTTGTTGACATGTTCATTTCAACTTATGGGCCAGGAATCTTTGATAAGAAAATGGAGCGGTGGGTATGA
- the LOC133879474 gene encoding uncharacterized protein LOC133879474: MEIMLRAERERNDGLEGIVRAERERADSMEQRIRQFDAMEQRMRHFEAFMSSTGLSFVCPSAQQSSPAHVGSTSSVSSAPAGNATTVGPLSPSGQLLSQQSPLGTPSPVTPSLAGQSTVGEVTPGTAPRDPQRRPPDL; encoded by the exons ATGGAAATCATGTTACgggctgagagagagaggaatgacgggttggagggcatagtgcgggccgagagagagcgggctgacagcatggagcagcgcatacgacagtttgatgctatggagcagcgcatgcgacattttgaggccttcatgtcctctacaggattatcgttcgtatgccctagtgctcagcagtcttcacctgcacacgtaggtagtacgtcatctgttagtagtgcgcctgcag gtaatgcgacaacggttggtccgttgtcgccttctggacaattgctgagccaacaatcccctctcgggactccatcgcccgttacaccatctcttgcgggacaatcgacagttggcgaggtcacgcccgggactgcacctcgtgatccgcagcgacgtcctccagatttgtag